In Lates calcarifer isolate ASB-BC8 linkage group LG15, TLL_Latcal_v3, whole genome shotgun sequence, one genomic interval encodes:
- the rnf41l gene encoding RING finger protein 151 — MGYDLERFVGYVNEGLLCCVCRDVLERPLQAPCEHAYCSACISSWLLHHHSCPEDRLPLDVASLKPLYRYMRNDLNRLQIRCVNAGQGCEVVCSLESLHTHEDECEFAFVSCSNTGCPVQIERRGLEAHLSECNFRSRECPNGCGHTLLSTDQSQHNCVAELRTEVEMLRAEMLCKLEEVRREMESRLDSQRRHMVQKESQLKNEVEELKGQLSRVMCDMRALLGAERLRRQELAEAELEKRELLELLKDLQPNRSLQHPVEQAARDQHQEAQQTFTWELHSKPSRHQQREVSLHASSLSLHSTQATNASGPPPSPQTGEGARRGGTQSLTLDCIKRKSREVTVI, encoded by the exons ATGGGCTATGATCTTGAGAGGTTTGTGGGCTACGTGAACGAGggtctgctgtgctgtgtgtgtcgAGACGTGTTGGAGCGCCCCCTCCAGGCGCCCTGCGAACACGCCTACTGCAGCGCGTGCATCAGCAGCTGGCTGCTCCATCACCACTCCTGTCCCGAGGACAGACTGCCGCTGGATGTGGCCAGTCTCAAACCACTGTACAg GTACATGCGTAACGACCTGAACCGTCTGCAGATTCGTTGTGTGAACGCAGGGCAGGGGTGTGAGGTGGTCTGCTCCCTGGAGAGCCTGCACACACACGAGGATGAGTGTGAGTTTGCCTTCGTATCCTGCTCCAACACAG gTTGTCCTGTGCAGATAGAGAGGCGGGGTTTGGAGGCTCACCTGTCAGAATGTAACTTCCGCAGCCGAGAGTGTCCCAATGGCTGCGGCCACACGCTTCTCTCCactgatcagtcacaacatAACTGTGTAGCAGAGCTGCGCACTGAAGTGGAGATgctcag GGCTGAGATGCTGTGTAAGTTGGAGGAGGTGAGACGAGAGATGGAGTCACGGTTGGACTCTCAGAGGAGACACATGGTGCAGAAAGAGTCGCAGCTGAAGAACGAGGTGGAGGAGCTCAAG GGTCAGTTGTCCCGTGTGATGTGTGACATGCGAGCCTTGTTGGGAGCCGAGCGTCTGAGGAGACAGGAGCTGGCGgaagcagagctggagaagaggGAACTGTTGGAGCTCCTCAAAGACCTGCAGCCAAACAGGAGTTTGCAGCATCCTGTCGAACAAGCAGCCAGAGACCAGCACCAGGAGGCGCAGCAGACGTTCACGTGGGAGCTACACAGCAAGCCGTCGAGACATCAGCAGAGGGAAGTGTCTTTACACGCCTCGAGTCTGTCGCTACATTCAACTCAGGCTACAAATGCTTCAGGTCCACCTCCGTCACCGCAGACGGGCGAGGGGGCACGCAGGGGTGGTACCCAGAGTCTGACTCTGGACTGCATCAAAAGGAAGAGTCGAGAGGTGACTGTCATCTGA
- the rad54b gene encoding DNA repair and recombination protein RAD54B: MRRSAAPSQLSGNAMKKPRFVPPGASTSGVVAESKPLAPKPGLGNALKKVQRSLAAPPPSKTGCDVQVKAAEDAPALSRALARVLNATESKENEAEVECPDAGIRDYAEDNRSAGGNGSLQLTPRSPQTPQPPVGSDSARNQDGVHYYSVVWCKASKKKHKRWEGDAVLVTRGRTATLKDMEGKDIGKGSGYKVSELASLSEGQTLMIGGKEVEVMGVISPEDFAKGRCFQEVQIEKEEPHIKSAPPPPRRFASKPFCPPTQVGRAEHPLTKPEEEQTCRPRHDPLAPGALVMPRPSANHQWCNNKSGLPVVDVVLDPYLTTHLRPHQRDGLLFLYECVMGMRAVGRYGAILADEMGLGKTLQSVALSWTLLKQGPYGGKPVAKRVLVVTPGSLVQNWGAEFNKWLGRERISVFTVDQDHRIEQFVLSPLHSVLVISYEMLLRCLEQVQKVEFGLIICDEGHRLKNSSIKTSSALSSLSCTRRVILTGTPVQNDLQEFYAIIEFVNPGILGSSTAYRKVYEEPILRSRQPCCTEEERVLGEERAAELSRLTGMFILRRTQEIINRYLPPRLDWTLFCEPSPLQLELYRHLLCHRVFRACLQGSTQTHTHLACITALKKLCNHPGLLHSTVKEKTDQGSLESSLYDGLVDLFPESYSSGGLSIADSGKLLVLSDLLTAIRQLSPSDRVVVVSNYTQTLDLLQDLCAHMSYTFCRLDGHTPTSQRQRLVDSFNSPYSQNFVFLLSSKAGGVGLNLIGASHLVLYDIDWNPANDIQAMARVWRDGQRKTVHIYRLLTAGTIEERIFQRQVSKQGLSGTVVDLGKGAEHTSFSTNELRDLFSLTDTPSLTHDLLNCSCSMDGSVQALVGDEDPVSDRPCQLGRQGDRGGGAGAQKHLSMSELMQWRHFSGDTHTFSDPYLDHARNHITFAFQTTISHTAQ, from the exons ATGAGGCGCTCAGCAGCTCCCAGCCAGCTCTCGGGTAATGCTATGAAAAAGCCGCGTTTCGTGCCTCCTGGAGCATCTACTTCAGGTGTTGTGGCTGAGTCCAAGCCTCTGGCCCCTAAACCTGGATTAGGCAATGCACTGAAAAAG GTCCAGAGAAGTCTAGCAGCACCTCCTCCAAGTAAGACAGGCTGTGATGTCCAGGTCAAAGCTGCAGAGGATGCTCCAGCCTTGTCCAGGGCTCTGGCTCGTGTTCTCAACGCGActgaaagtaaagaaaatgagGCTGAAGTGGAATGTCCTGATGCTGGCATCAGGGATTATGCGGAAGACAACAGATCAGCAG GAGGTAACGGCTCTCTTCAGTTGACACCCAGGTCTCCTCAAACCCCACAGCCTCCTGTGGGCTCAGACTCGGCCCGCAATCAGGATGGAGTGCACTACTATAGTGTGGTGTGGTGTAAGGCCAGTAAGAAGAAACACAAGCGCTGGGAGGGCGATGCAGTCCTGGTGACAAGAGGACGCACAGCCACACTTAAAGACATGGAGGGAAAAGACATCGGCAAAG gtaGTGGCTACAAGGTGTCAGAGTTGGCCTCTCTTTCTGAGGGACAGACCCTGATGATTGGTGGGAAGGAGGTAGAGGTGATGGGGGTCATTTCACCTGAGGACTTCGCCAAGGGACGCTGTTTCCAAGAGGTCCAAATAGAGAAAGAGGAGCCGCACATAAAATCAGCTCCACCCCCTCCTCGTCGCTTTGCATCCAAACCTTTCTGCCCCCCGACCCAGGTAGGAAGAGCAGAGCATCCATTAACTAAACCAGAGGAGGAACAAACCTGTAGACCTCGCCATGACCCCCTAGCTCCAG GCGCACTGGTGATGCCTCGTCCCTCCGCCAACCACCAGTGGTGCAATAACAAGTCAGGGCTTCCTGTAGTTGATGTTGTGCTTGACCCATACCTGACCACTCACCTGAGACCCCACCAGAGAGACGGCCTGCTCTTCCTCTATGAGTGTGTCATGGGCATGAG AGCTGTGGGTCGCTACGGCGCTATCCTGGCTGATGAGATGGGTCTGGGGAAGACCCTCCAGAGTGTGGCGCTTTCGTGGACGTTGCTTAAGCAGGGACCGTACGGCGGGAAACCAGTCGCCAAGCGTGTCCTCGTGGTTACTCCTGGCAGCCTGGTGCAGAACTGGGGAGCAGAGTTTAACAAGTGGCTGGGCCGCGAGAggatcagtgttttcactgtagATCAG GACCACAGGATAGAGCAGTTTGTGCTATCTCCTCTGCACAGCGTTCTGGTCATCAGCTATGAGATGCTGCTGCGCTGCCTGGAGCAG GTACAAAAAGTGGAATTTGGTCTCATAATTTGTGATGAGGGTCACAGATTAAAGAACAGCAGCATCAAAACGTCCTCTGCTCTCAGTAGCCTCAGCTGTACTCGCAGGGTCATACTTACAG gCACTCCGGTACAGAATGACCTGCAGGAGTTCTATGCTATTATAGAGTTTGTTAACCCAGGGATTCTTGGGTCATCAACTGCTTACAGGAAAGTGTACGAGGAGCCAATTCTACGTTCCAGACAACCCTGCTGCACAGAG GAGGAGAGAGTTTTGGGAGAAGAGCGAGCTGCTGAGCTTTCTCGCCTGACTGGCATGTTCATCCTGAGGCGGACGCAGGAGATCATCAACCGCTACCTGCCTCCTCGTCTCGACTGGACCTTGTTCTGCGAGCCGTCCCCTCTGCAGCTAGAGCTTTACAGGCATCTCCTGTGCCATCGAGTCTTCAGGGCCTGCCTTCAGGGCTCCACgcaaactcacacacacctggccTGCATCACTGCACTGAAGAAGCTCTGTAACCACCCTGGTCTGCTCCACTCCACTGTCAAg GAGAAAACAGACCAGGGATCACTGGAAAGTTCATTATACGATGGTCTGGTAGATCTCTTCCCAGAATCCTACTCTTCAGGTGGACTCAGCATTGCTGATTCTGGAAAACTCCTTGTTCTGTCTGACCTGCTGACTGCCATCAGACAGCTCAGCCCTTcagacag GGTGGTCGTAGTGTCCAACTACACTCAGACACTTGACTTGCTCCAGGACTTGTGTGCACACATGAGCTACACTTTCTGCCGACTAGATGGACACACACCCACCAGCCAGAGACAGCGGCTGGTTGACAGTTTTAACAGCCCCTATTCCCAGaactttgtgtttctgctgagcTCTAAAGCAGGAGGGGTGGGACTTAATTTGATCGGTGCTTCCCACCTGGTGCTGTATGATATTGACTGGAACCCTGCCAATGACATTCAG GCCATGGCTCGAGTATGGAGGGACGGACAGAGGAAGACAGTGCACATCTACCGTCTCCTCACTGCAG GTACTATTGAGGAGCGTATATTCCAGAGACAGGTGTCCAAACAGGGGCTTTCTGGGACTGTGGTTGACCTGGGCAAAGGTGCCGAGCACACCAGTTTCTCCACCAATGAACTGCGAGATCTTTTCAGCCTGACGGACACTCCCTCGCTAACTCACGACCTGTtgaactgcagctgcagcatggATGGATCAGTCCAGG CCCTTGTAGGGGATGAGGACCCGGTCTCTGATAGGCCGTGCCAGCTTGGTCGTCAAGGTGACCGCGGAGGTGGGGCAGGGGCGCAGAAGCATCTCAGCATGTCAGAGCTGATGCAGTGGAGACATTTCTctggtgacacacacaccttctcagACCCCTACCTTGATCACGCACGAAACCACATCACCTTTGCCTTCCAGACCACCATCTCTCACACAgctcagtaa
- the gem gene encoding GTP-binding protein GEM, with product MLSSVRRHSLRLQNELHRWSICDPGSHLLTDSFLARVPACISRSKSCTSSAGESDGSRGSWSSSDSVISTDSAGEQAEPGNPYRVVLLGASGVGKTAFASIFAGAADSMDSDDCELCGDEMCEKMIEVDGEPATITLLDTWDAETDSEWAQENYMQTGDAYLLLYSITDRASFLRASELRITLRRFRPAQHTPIILVGNKCDLVRRREVSVSEGRACAAVFDCKFIETSAAMQHNVWEAFHGIVRQLRLRRDSKEANKRRRHINCNRRRESLPMKAKRFLDKVVAKNNPSVAFWLKSKSCHDLSVL from the exons ATGCTGTCCTCCGTGCGCCGGCACAGCCTCCGCCTGCAGAACGAGCTCCACCGGTGGAGCATCTGCGACCCGGGCAGCCACCTGCTTACGGACAGCTTCCTGGCCCGGGTCCCCGCCTGCATCTCCCGCTCCAAGTCCTGCACCAGCTCCGCCGGGGAGTCCGATGGCAGCCGCGGAAGCTGGTCCTCCTCGGACTCGGTCATCTCCACCGACTCCGCCGGGGAACAGGCAGAGCCCGGGAACCCGTACCGGGTGGTGCTGTTAGGGGCCAGCGGAGTCGGTAAAACCGCATTCGCCAGCATCTTCGCCGGGGCAGCAGACAGCATGGACAGTGATGACTGCgagctgtgtggag atgaaatgtgtgaaaagatgATTGAAGTGGATGGAGAGCCTGCAACCATAACTCTGCTGGACACATGGGATGCAGAG actgaCAGTGAATGGGCTCAGGAGAACTACATGCAGACAGGTGATGCCTACCTGTTGCTGTACTCTATAACTGACCGGGCCTCGTTCCTGCGAGCGTCTGAGCTCCGGATAACCCTGCGCCGCTTCCGTCCTGCTCAGCACACACCAATCATCCTGGTGGGGAACAAGTGTGACCTGGTGCGACGCAGAGAGGTGTCAGTGAGTG AGGGCCGtgcctgtgctgctgtgttcGACTGCAAGTTCATCGAAACCTCAGCCGCCATGCAGCACAACGTTTGGGAGGCCTTCCATGGCATAGTGCGACAGCTGCGCCTACGCAGAGACTCCAAGGAAGCCAACAAACGTCGCAGGCACATAAACTGTAACAGGCGCCGCGAGAGTCTCCCCATGAAGGCCAAACGTTTCCTCGACAAGGTGGTGGCGAAGAACAACCCCAGCGTGGCATTCTGGCTAAAATCAAAGTCCTGCCATGATCTGTCTGTGCTGTAG
- the cdh17 gene encoding cadherin-17: MGLLRSLSSLRSDSLDLSAKTVIMTPMVHLLLLPLLFSIAGGKDLEEKKGPFENTMLDVPEGTPVPYPMHQFQVTHPGVNNFRLSGEGREKIKISRDGWLYLEKSLDWSQEEHYTIMVEALADDEVVEGPISVIINVLDVNNNAPYFNQTDYTAVVRENKAAGVPFTRVFALDQDDPKTPNARLSYSLVSQIPNKQHTLLFQINPNTGEISTTEEGERMLKAREGIKYGRGEDQSIETLKTKFDEYCPGNNPQSIPYEANPFFTCVERAEMRRRNADPLEDPDYTLIVRVQDLGGESENALSGNARVHIVVQQNLWFSPGPIIVKENLLGNYPMVIAKVQSNDPDAIYSLVQKERELKFPFQITEDGEILLTEPLDREDKNMYILVVFAKDNNDQELEEPLEIQVIVGDVNDNAPMCEKEESVFEVQENEPVGSLVGKLLAHDIDDAETLNAQLTYTILSQNPPTTPIVFSIDAASGEIRALRSLQRKEEQAYHLSVKVSDPAFSTDCKVIIKVIDINNELPLFEKTDYGNHTLAEDTTVGHTLLTITATDADDPDSGSSLIEFHISSGNDGNVFAVETDGKGVGHLVIAKPLDYESSKDYKLQIDARNPEPLMKNLEYGRESTAFVSVSVTDVDEAPEFSLDILDVTVPENTTKGSVLLTVEAKDPEGKEIGFKLDGDTRGWLEIDAATGEIKTKDNLDRETLETFEVTVTAFEKENPEKSSERVVSVRLLDVNDNIPRLIEKQAFICVKKPEPVIIKAQDGDSEPFSKPFTFTFAHGKKTPNWDLKPIDDTAAILTLKKIPTEDKTFTLPINIKDKAGMGVTQSFEVRVCNCTELGYCYVAPADRSSRLGMGPTIGILAGTLGFCVVVFIVVIKRVNKGGKRKTLTEEEERERNVMM; this comes from the exons ATGGGGTTGCTCAGATCACTCTCAAGTCTTAGGAGTGACTCACTTGATCTCTCCGCTAAG ACTGTGATCATGACACCCATGGTGCATCTGTTGTTGCTCCCACTCCTGTTCAGCATT GCTGGCGGGAAGGAtctggaggaaaagaagggCCCATTTGAGAACACAATGCTGGATGTGCCAGAGGGGACACCAGTGCCGTATCCCATGCATCAG TTTCAGGTGACCCACCCAGGTGTGAATAATTTCAGGCTGagtggagaggggagggaaaaaatTAAGATTTCAAGGGATGGGTGGCTCTACCTGGAGAAGTCTCTGGACTGGTCTCAAGAAGAGCATTACACGATCATG GTGGAGGCGTTGGCAGATGATGAAGTCGTTGAAGGTCCAATTTCTGTGATCATAAATGTGTTGGATGTCAATAACAACGCTCCGTACTTCAACCAGACTGACTACACAGCTGTGGTtagagaaaacaaagcagcag GTGTCCCATTTACCCGCGTGTTTGCGTTGGACCAGGACGACCCCAAGACTCCTAACGCTCGTCTGAGCTACAGCCTGGTCAGCCAGATCCCCAACAAACAGCACACCCTCCTGTTCCAGATCAACCCCAACACCGGAGAGATCTCCACCACGGAAGAAG GAGAACGGATGCTAAAGGCCAGAGAGGGCATCAAGTATGGCAGGGGTGAAGATCAGAGCATTGAAACACTGAAGACAAAGTTTGATGAGTACTGTCCGGGGAACAATCCCCAATCTATCCCCTATGAAGCAAACCCCTTCTTCACCTGTGTGGAGAGAGCAG agatgaggaggaggaatgcGGACCCCTTGGAGGACCCAGACTACACCCTGATCGTGCGTGTGCAGGACCTGGGAGGAGAGTCAGAGAACGCACTGAGTGGAAACGCCAGAGTTCACATTGTTGTGCAGCAAAACCTGTGGTTCAGCCCTGGACCAATAATTGTTAAAGAGAACTTACTGGGAAATTATCCCATGGTCATTGCAAAG GTCCAGTCTAATGATCCTGATGCCATCTACAGTTTGGTGCAGAAAGAACGAGAGCTGAAATTCCCCTTCCAGATAACCGAAGATGGAGAGATACTCCTGACAGAGCCGCTGGACAGAGAAGACAAGAACATG TACATCCTGGTGGTGTTCGCAAAGGATAACAACGACCAAGAGTTGGAGGAGCCTTTGGAGATTCAAGTCATTGTGGGCGATGTGAATGACAATGCACCaatgtgtgagaaagaggagagtgtATTTGAAGTGCAGGAGAATGAGCCCGTAG GCAGTCTGGTAGGAAAGCTGTTGGCCCATGATATTGATGATGCCGAGACGCTGAATGCTCAGCTGACTTACACCATCCTGTCCCAAAATCCACCCACCACACCCATCGTCTTCTCCATCGACGCTGCTTCTGGAGAAATTCGGGCGTTGCGCTCGCTGCAGCGAAAAGAAGAGCAGGCCTATCACCTCAGTGTCAAAGTCAGCGACCCAG CTTTCAGCACCGATTGTAAAGTCATCATCAAGGTCATTGACATCAACAACGAGCTGCCTCTGTTTGAGAAGACTGAT TATGGCAACCACACTCTGGCAGAGGACACCACTGTTGGACACACACTGCTGACCATCACAGCAACAGATGCTGATGACCCAGACAGCGGCAGCTCCCTCATCGAGTTCCACATCTCTTCTGGCAACGACGGTAACGTTTTTGCCGtggaaacagatggaaaagGCGTTGGCCATCTGGTCATAGCTAAG CCTTTGGACTACGAGTCTTCTAAAGACTACAAACTCCAGATTGATGCTCGTAACCCAGAGCCGCTGATGAAAAACCTGGAGTACGGCAGGGAATCCACAGCCTtcgtctctgtgtctgtcaccGATGTGGACGAGGCCCCGGAGTTTAGTCTGGACATCCTGGATGTGACTGTGCCTGAAAACACCACCAAGGGATCAGTGCTGCTCACTGTGGAGGCAAAGGACCCAGAGGGCAAAGAGATCGG tTTCAAGTTGGACGGTGACACTCGTGGCTGGCTGGAGATCGATGCTGCCACAGGAGAAATCAAGACCAAAGACAATCTGGACAGAGAGACCCTGGAGACTTTCGAAGTCACTGTCACTGCATTTGAGAAGG AGAACCCTGAGAAGTCTTCTGAGCGTGTCGTGTCTGTGAGGCTGCTGGACGTGAACGACAACATCCCCAGACTGATCGAGAAGCAGGCCTTCATCTGCGTAAAGAAGCCTGAACCTGTCATCATCAAGGCCCAAGATGGAGACAGCGAGCCTTTCTCCAAGCCCTTCACCTTTACCTTTGCCCACGGCAAGAAAACACCCAACTGGGACCTGAAGCCAATCGACG ATACAGCAGCTATACTGACCCTGAAGAAAATACCAACTGAAGACAAAACTTTCACGCTTCCCATTAACATTAAAGACAAGGCAGGCATGGGAGTCACACAGTCATTTGAGG TGAGAGTATGTAACTGCACAGAGCTGGGCTACTGCTATGTCGCACCGGCCGATCGTTCCTCCAGATTAGGAATGGGACCCACCATCGGGATCCTGGCTGGCACTCTGGGATTCTGCG TTGTTGTCTTCATTGTAGTGATCAAACGTGTAAATAAAGGGGGCAAGAGGAAAACCCtgactgaggaggaagagagagagaggaacgtCATGATGTag